From Lolium perenne isolate Kyuss_39 chromosome 5, Kyuss_2.0, whole genome shotgun sequence, a single genomic window includes:
- the LOC127294544 gene encoding phosphoglucan phosphatase LSF2, chloroplastic, with protein sequence MAATANASCLPASQRLPASGAGVRTRARPAMAAVGCAPGRGGVRRRSVFPLMCRSSSAAAETGGSGRMEDYNTAMKRMMRNPYEYHHDLGMNYAVISDSLIVGSQPQKPEDIDHLKDEENVAYILCLQQDKDIDYWGIDFQAVVTRCRELGIQHMRRPAVDFDPDSLRKQLPKAVSALEWAISQGKGRVYIHCTAGLGRAPAVAISYMFWFENMDLNTAYNKLTSIRPCGPSKKAIRSATYDLAKSDPNKEAFETLPEHAFEGVSVSERKLIQDRVRALYKA encoded by the exons atggcggccacggccaaCGCCTCCTGCCTCCCGGCCTCTCAGCGCCTCCCGGCCAGCGGCGCCGGCGTCCGGACCAGGGCGAGGCCGGCAATGGCCGCCGTTGGGTGCGCTCCCGGACGCGGCGGGGTTCGCCGGAGGAGCGTGTTTCCTCTCATGTGCCGCTCCTCCTCGGCTGCGGCCGAAACCGGGGGGAGCGGGAGGATGGAGGACTACAACACCGCCATGAAGCGTATGATGCGGAACCCATACGAGTACCACCACGACCTTG GTATGAATTATGCTGTCATAAGCGATAGCTTGATTGTTGGCTCGCAACCTCAGAAGCCCGAAGATATTGATCACTTAAAAGATGAGGAAAACGTAGCCTACATTCTTTGTCTACAGCAGGACAAGGACATCGActattggggaattgatttccaaGCTGTTGTCACTAGGTGCAGAGAACTTGGCATTCAGCATATGAGAAGACCG GCAGTAGACTTCGATCCAGATTCATTGAGGAAACAATTGCCCAAAGCAGTTTCAGCACTAGAATGGGCTATATCACAAGGCAAAGGCCGAGTTTATATCCATTGCACTGCTGGACTTGGAAGAGCACCTGCGGTTGCAATTTCTTACATGTTCTGGTTCGAGAATATGGAT CTTAACACGGCTTATAACAAGCTAACCTCCATAAGACCTTGTGGACCCAGTAAGAAAGCTATCCGTTCTGCGACCTATGACCTAGCAAAGAGTGATCCAAATAAAGAGGCTTTTGAGACCCTGCCAGAGCATGCTTTCGAGGGAGTATCAGTTTCGGAGAGGAAGTTAATACAGGACCGTGTTCGTGCTCTCTACAAGGCATga